From a single Lactococcus allomyrinae genomic region:
- a CDS encoding ribose-phosphate diphosphokinase — MSYSNLKLFSLSSNQELAQKVAKEIGIELGKVSVRTFSDGETEVHIDESVRGDHVFILQSTSAPVNDNLMELLIMMDTLRRASAASINIVMPYYGYARQDRKARAREPITSKLVANMLQIAGADRLITFDLHAPQIQGFFNIPVDHLLGSPLIADYFRRHFVSAGDDVVVVSPDHGGVGRARKLANFLKTPLAIIDKRRPRANVAEIMNIIGDVKGKKCILIDDMIDTAGTITLAANALKELGATEVYASCTHAVLSGPAIERINNSAITKLVVLDTIQIPEERKSEKIVELSIAHLLADAIIRIHERRPLSPLFELHLPSEQI, encoded by the coding sequence ATGTCGTACTCAAATTTGAAGCTGTTTTCGCTCTCTTCCAATCAAGAATTGGCCCAAAAAGTGGCTAAAGAAATCGGAATTGAGCTTGGAAAAGTAAGTGTTCGCACCTTCTCAGATGGTGAAACGGAAGTTCACATTGACGAATCAGTTCGTGGTGATCACGTTTTTATCCTTCAATCAACAAGTGCCCCAGTCAATGACAATCTGATGGAACTTTTGATTATGATGGACACTCTTCGCAGGGCTAGCGCTGCATCAATTAACATTGTCATGCCTTATTACGGTTATGCCAGACAAGACCGTAAAGCGCGTGCTAGAGAGCCAATTACATCAAAACTTGTGGCAAATATGCTTCAAATTGCAGGTGCAGATCGATTGATTACTTTTGATCTTCATGCACCTCAAATTCAAGGTTTCTTTAACATTCCAGTTGATCATCTTTTGGGTTCACCACTCATTGCAGATTATTTCCGTCGTCATTTTGTATCAGCTGGCGATGATGTTGTCGTCGTTTCTCCTGATCATGGAGGAGTTGGGCGTGCGCGTAAATTGGCAAATTTCCTCAAAACACCACTTGCTATTATTGACAAACGCCGTCCGCGCGCAAATGTCGCTGAAATTATGAATATTATTGGTGATGTTAAAGGTAAAAAATGTATCTTGATTGATGATATGATTGATACAGCGGGTACGATTACTCTTGCTGCCAATGCACTCAAGGAACTTGGAGCAACTGAAGTTTACGCTTCATGTACTCATGCAGTCTTATCAGGACCAGCGATTGAACGTATTAATAATTCAGCAATCACTAAATTAGTTGTTTTGGATACTATTCAAATTCCAGAAGAACGTAAGAGTGAGAAAATCGTAGAACTTTCGATTGCACACTTGCTTGCAGATGCAATCATTCGTATCCACGAACGCCGTCCTCTTTCACCTCTCTTTGAATTGCATCTTCCTTCAGAGCAAATCTAA
- a CDS encoding Cof-type HAD-IIB family hydrolase: protein MTNKIKLVALDLDGTLLNSSKEISRENIEAIDAARNKGVDVVLTTGRPLIAIQPFLKRLNMLDFDDYSVTFNGGLVQRNTGQILSKKSFSYEEVEEIKFLTSRLDIPCDILSEEKVFVTKSPRVSEYETLNKLLTFIKMDFNDVPREVVYNKIVSCTEREFLDESLKRIPDEFFSRFEIFKTQAKLLEFMPKGINKAYGLTQLIGQLDLQPENVMAMGDEANDLSMIAWAGFGVAMGNAVDSVKEQANIISSLTNDQNAVADMIEKYVL from the coding sequence ATGACTAACAAAATTAAATTGGTTGCCCTTGATTTAGATGGGACGTTATTGAATTCGTCGAAAGAAATCTCTCGTGAGAATATTGAAGCGATTGATGCTGCAAGAAATAAAGGAGTTGATGTCGTGTTGACGACGGGGCGTCCTTTGATTGCGATTCAGCCGTTTTTGAAACGATTAAATATGCTTGATTTTGATGATTATAGTGTGACTTTTAACGGAGGATTGGTTCAACGGAATACGGGACAAATTTTATCGAAAAAAAGTTTTTCTTACGAAGAAGTTGAAGAAATAAAATTTTTGACTTCTCGTCTGGATATTCCTTGTGATATTTTGAGTGAAGAAAAAGTGTTTGTTACAAAAAGTCCAAGAGTGTCGGAATATGAAACGTTGAATAAACTTTTGACCTTTATCAAGATGGATTTTAATGATGTGCCGCGTGAAGTGGTTTACAACAAAATTGTTTCTTGTACGGAAAGAGAATTTTTGGATGAAAGTTTAAAGCGGATTCCTGATGAATTTTTTAGTCGTTTTGAGATTTTCAAGACTCAGGCAAAATTGCTAGAATTTATGCCAAAGGGAATCAATAAAGCTTATGGGTTGACCCAACTCATCGGACAGCTTGATTTGCAACCAGAAAATGTGATGGCGATGGGAGATGAGGCAAATGACTTGTCAATGATTGCTTGGGCAGGTTTCGGTGTTGCAATGGGAAATGCAGTGGATAGCGTGAAGGAGCAAGCAAATATTATTTCGAGTCTGACGAATGACCAAAATGCTGTTGCAGATATGATTGAAAAGTATGTATTGTAA
- the leuS gene encoding leucine--tRNA ligase has protein sequence MEYNHQEVEAKWQKFWAEHQTFRTGTDKNKPKFYALDMFPYPSGAGLHVGHPEGYTATDILARYKRAQGYNVLHPMGWDAFGLPAEQYAMNTGHDPAEFTAENIANFKRQINSLGFSYDWEREVNTTDPDYYKWTQWIFTKLYEKGLAYEAEVAVNWVEELGTAIANEEVLPDGTSERGGFPVVRKPMRQWMLKITAYAERLLEDLELVDWPESIKEMQRNWIGKSTGADVTFAVEGTNETFEVFTTRPDTLFGATYAVLAPEHALVNRITTAEQASSIAEYQRQASLKSDLARTDLAKDKTGVWTGAYAINPVNGRKMPIWISDYVLASYGHGAIMAVPAHDERDWEFAKVFGLEIIPVLEGKDANGASFDVNQAAYTEDGLHINSEFLNGLDKATAIEKIVAYLEEKGIGKKKITYRLRDWLFSRQRYWGEPIPIIHWEDGTSTAVPEKDLPLVLPVTSDIKPSGTGESPLANLTDWLTVTREDGVKGRRETNTMPQWAGSSWYYLRYIDPHNKVALADPELLKEWLPVDIYVGGAEHAVLHLLYARFWHKVLYDLGIVPTKEPFQKLFNQGMILGTSYRDHRGALVATDKVEKREGGYFHIETGELLTQLPAKMSKSLKNVVNPDDVVEHYGADTLRVYEMFMGPLDASIPWSEEGLEGARKFLDRAVRMIENSELTAENDGALDKVYHETVRNVTERLEHMYFNTAISQLMIFVNSVNKAKTLPVEYAKGFVQLLAPFAPHIAEELWVKLTGVAGISYVAWPTFDASKLIESEVEIVVQINGKLKAKIKIEKDLPREQLETVGREVVAAALEGKNVVKVIAVPNKLVNIVVK, from the coding sequence ATGGAATACAATCACCAAGAAGTAGAAGCAAAATGGCAAAAATTCTGGGCGGAACATCAAACTTTTCGCACAGGAACAGACAAGAACAAACCTAAATTTTATGCGCTTGATATGTTCCCATATCCATCTGGAGCGGGCTTGCACGTTGGACACCCAGAAGGTTACACGGCGACAGACATTCTCGCACGCTACAAACGCGCACAAGGCTATAATGTGCTTCATCCAATGGGATGGGATGCTTTTGGGCTGCCCGCAGAGCAATATGCGATGAATACTGGACATGACCCTGCAGAATTTACCGCCGAAAATATTGCCAACTTCAAACGCCAAATTAATAGTTTAGGGTTTAGCTATGACTGGGAGCGCGAAGTCAATACCACTGACCCTGATTACTACAAATGGACGCAGTGGATTTTCACAAAACTCTATGAAAAAGGGCTTGCCTATGAAGCGGAAGTTGCTGTAAACTGGGTCGAAGAACTCGGTACTGCGATTGCCAACGAAGAAGTGTTACCCGACGGTACATCAGAGCGCGGTGGATTTCCTGTCGTTCGTAAACCCATGCGTCAATGGATGCTCAAAATCACTGCCTATGCAGAACGCTTGCTTGAAGACCTCGAACTTGTAGATTGGCCAGAGTCCATCAAAGAAATGCAACGCAATTGGATTGGTAAATCAACAGGTGCTGATGTAACTTTTGCTGTTGAGGGGACGAATGAAACTTTTGAAGTGTTTACCACACGTCCAGATACACTTTTTGGTGCAACTTATGCTGTGCTTGCTCCAGAGCATGCTCTGGTTAATCGCATCACCACAGCTGAACAAGCTTCTAGCATTGCAGAATATCAACGCCAAGCGAGCCTTAAATCTGACCTCGCGCGGACTGACCTTGCAAAAGATAAGACAGGCGTTTGGACAGGTGCTTATGCCATCAATCCAGTCAATGGACGCAAGATGCCGATTTGGATTTCGGACTATGTCCTTGCGAGCTATGGACATGGGGCAATCATGGCTGTACCTGCTCATGATGAACGCGACTGGGAATTTGCAAAAGTTTTTGGTCTTGAAATCATTCCTGTGCTTGAAGGAAAAGATGCGAATGGAGCATCTTTTGATGTCAATCAAGCCGCTTACACCGAAGACGGACTACATATCAACTCTGAATTTTTGAATGGCCTTGATAAAGCCACAGCCATCGAAAAAATCGTTGCTTATCTTGAAGAAAAAGGAATTGGTAAGAAAAAAATCACTTATCGTTTGCGCGACTGGCTCTTTAGTCGTCAACGTTATTGGGGCGAGCCTATTCCAATCATTCATTGGGAGGATGGGACATCAACAGCAGTTCCTGAAAAAGATTTGCCACTGGTGTTACCTGTAACAAGCGACATCAAGCCTTCTGGTACAGGCGAGTCGCCACTTGCCAACCTTACGGATTGGTTGACCGTAACACGCGAAGATGGCGTCAAAGGACGTCGCGAGACCAATACGATGCCACAATGGGCAGGTTCTAGCTGGTATTATCTCCGTTATATTGACCCTCACAACAAGGTGGCGCTTGCCGATCCAGAATTGCTCAAAGAATGGCTTCCTGTTGATATTTATGTGGGTGGTGCTGAACACGCGGTGTTACACTTGCTCTATGCACGTTTTTGGCATAAAGTGCTTTATGACCTCGGCATCGTTCCAACAAAAGAACCTTTCCAAAAACTCTTTAATCAAGGAATGATTCTGGGAACATCATATCGCGACCATCGTGGGGCGCTTGTGGCTACGGATAAAGTTGAAAAACGGGAGGGTGGTTATTTCCATATTGAAACAGGTGAGCTGCTTACTCAACTTCCAGCCAAAATGTCTAAGTCGCTCAAAAATGTGGTTAATCCAGATGATGTCGTTGAGCATTACGGTGCAGATACGCTTCGAGTTTATGAAATGTTTATGGGGCCATTGGACGCAAGCATTCCTTGGTCAGAAGAAGGTCTTGAAGGCGCGCGTAAATTCCTTGACCGTGCTGTTCGTATGATTGAAAATAGTGAACTCACAGCGGAAAATGATGGAGCGCTTGATAAGGTTTATCATGAAACGGTCAGAAATGTAACCGAGCGTTTGGAACATATGTACTTTAATACTGCTATTTCGCAGCTCATGATTTTCGTAAATAGTGTCAATAAAGCCAAAACTTTGCCTGTTGAGTATGCAAAAGGATTTGTGCAATTATTAGCACCATTTGCACCACACATCGCTGAAGAACTCTGGGTAAAATTGACAGGTGTTGCTGGCATTTCTTATGTGGCATGGCCAACTTTTGACGCAAGCAAGCTGATAGAATCTGAAGTTGAAATTGTTGTCCAAATCAATGGCAAACTCAAGGCAAAAATTAAGATTGAAAAAGATTTACCACGGGAACAACTCGAAACGGTCGGACGTGAAGTAGTCGCAGCAGCGCTTGAGGGCAAAAATGTCGTCAAAGTCATCGCTGTGCCTAATAAACTCGTAAATATTGTTGTAAAATAA
- a CDS encoding MarR family winged helix-turn-helix transcriptional regulator — MSKQAEILSSLTDLFNKINYHYRPQMEKVFPDLSLSEIESIEWIAKLDYPNVTKLAEALYVTRGAISKVTKKLLKKGLIESFKSPDNKKEIYFRLTQAGNEINNRHEAMHQKFLKEDEIVFEDLSAKESQVILNFLEKYNAHLDQTIRNTLKS, encoded by the coding sequence ATGTCCAAGCAAGCAGAAATCTTATCCAGTTTAACTGATTTATTCAATAAAATTAATTACCACTATCGCCCGCAAATGGAAAAAGTTTTCCCAGACTTAAGCCTGTCAGAGATTGAATCAATCGAATGGATTGCAAAACTTGATTATCCCAACGTGACCAAGCTCGCAGAAGCACTCTATGTCACCCGCGGAGCAATCAGCAAAGTCACCAAAAAATTGCTCAAAAAAGGTCTAATCGAAAGTTTCAAAAGTCCTGACAATAAAAAAGAAATTTATTTTCGGCTGACACAAGCAGGAAATGAAATCAATAATCGCCATGAGGCAATGCACCAAAAATTTCTCAAAGAAGATGAAATCGTATTTGAAGATTTATCCGCAAAAGAAAGCCAAGTCATCTTGAATTTTCTGGAAAAATATAACGCTCATCTTGATCAAACAATAAGAAACACTTTAAAATCGTAA
- a CDS encoding helix-turn-helix domain-containing protein, whose amino-acid sequence MELEKIRKLYENVDISTLSEREKLLTELIFTDRNSVSTELLPNGRYRILQFSATDFESLESTLKLLLPDFASSDVDKKIVIERLSNDNPTKSELFDIFQTLSQDMGEKISAYVGMFVDKAQLSEIYAEESTIFKSKKSFSEYILTESLKTSDNKILKDIRRELLENLEDQKLVIALYATNGNQSQAAKNLYVHRNTLLNKIKKYEQKYGLQLTGSDLVLAYNLI is encoded by the coding sequence ATGGAACTAGAGAAAATTCGAAAACTTTATGAAAATGTTGATATCAGTACACTTTCAGAACGTGAAAAGTTACTGACAGAATTGATTTTTACTGACAGAAATTCTGTCAGCACAGAATTATTACCAAATGGGCGCTACCGTATTCTGCAGTTTTCGGCAACAGATTTTGAGTCGCTAGAAAGTACTTTAAAGCTGTTGCTTCCGGACTTTGCAAGTAGTGATGTCGATAAAAAAATTGTCATTGAGCGCTTGTCAAATGATAATCCGACAAAGTCGGAACTTTTTGATATCTTTCAAACTTTATCACAAGACATGGGAGAAAAAATCTCTGCTTATGTTGGAATGTTTGTGGATAAAGCCCAGCTTTCTGAAATTTATGCTGAAGAGTCCACAATTTTTAAAAGTAAAAAATCATTTAGTGAATATATATTAACAGAAAGTTTGAAAACTTCTGATAATAAAATTTTAAAAGATATTCGTCGTGAATTATTGGAAAATTTGGAAGACCAAAAACTTGTCATTGCACTCTATGCAACAAATGGGAATCAATCTCAAGCTGCAAAAAATCTTTATGTTCACAGAAATACTTTACTCAATAAAATTAAAAAATACGAGCAAAAATACGGTCTTCAGCTTACAGGAAGTGACCTTGTTCTCGCTTATAATTTAATCTAA
- the ftsY gene encoding signal recognition particle-docking protein FtsY, which translates to MGLFDRLFGKKKQEEVADDIVIEEKQDNIESSTLSALTEVQVANEELINNDKNLSVLTENENITDNTAVSTDEEEIVIDVDALADIFTKSREETEKKYEDSLSLTRKTFSDGFNELFANFRTVDEEFFEELEETLIMSDVGVDLAMEITEELRHEARLAHAKSSDDLRQLIIEKIVDKFDGDKLPSALDIQETGLSIFLFVGVNGVGKTTTIGKLAARYKNEGKRVLLAATDTFRAGAIDQLVEWGNRSGVEVVTKAAGSDPASVVFDAVAKAKAEDYDILLVDTAGRLQNKDHLMKELEKIGKVIKREIPDAPHETILALDATTGQNAIQQAKEFSVVTPITGIALTKLDGSAKGGIVLSIVQSLKIPVKLIGLGEKIDDLQDFDEEFFVRGLFKELL; encoded by the coding sequence ATGGGACTTTTTGACCGTTTGTTTGGTAAAAAAAAGCAAGAAGAGGTAGCTGATGATATTGTCATTGAGGAAAAACAGGATAATATCGAATCTAGCACTTTGTCAGCACTGACAGAGGTGCAGGTGGCTAATGAAGAACTTATAAATAATGATAAAAATCTGTCAGTACTGACAGAAAATGAAAATATTACTGACAATACTGCTGTCAGCACTGATGAAGAAGAAATTGTCATTGATGTTGATGCTTTAGCAGATATTTTCACGAAGTCACGTGAGGAAACTGAAAAGAAATATGAAGATTCTCTAAGTTTGACTCGGAAAACGTTTAGTGACGGCTTTAATGAATTGTTTGCTAACTTTAGAACTGTTGATGAGGAGTTCTTTGAAGAACTTGAAGAAACGTTGATTATGTCCGATGTTGGTGTTGATTTGGCGATGGAAATCACTGAGGAGCTTCGACATGAGGCAAGACTTGCTCATGCAAAATCATCTGATGATTTGCGCCAATTAATTATTGAGAAGATTGTTGATAAGTTTGATGGAGATAAGTTACCATCAGCACTTGATATTCAAGAAACAGGACTTTCTATTTTCTTGTTTGTTGGTGTAAATGGTGTTGGTAAAACAACGACGATTGGTAAATTGGCAGCGCGTTACAAAAATGAAGGAAAGCGTGTACTGCTTGCAGCAACAGATACTTTTAGAGCTGGTGCTATTGACCAGTTGGTTGAATGGGGTAATCGCTCTGGTGTGGAAGTGGTAACAAAAGCTGCTGGCTCAGACCCTGCGAGCGTCGTTTTTGACGCTGTTGCTAAGGCAAAGGCTGAAGACTATGACATTCTACTTGTGGATACGGCAGGACGACTTCAAAATAAAGACCATCTCATGAAGGAATTGGAAAAAATCGGGAAAGTTATCAAACGCGAAATTCCAGATGCACCTCATGAAACGATTCTTGCACTTGATGCGACAACAGGTCAAAATGCAATTCAACAGGCAAAAGAGTTTAGTGTAGTTACACCGATTACAGGGATTGCATTGACGAAGCTTGATGGTTCTGCCAAAGGAGGGATTGTTTTGTCAATCGTACAAAGTTTGAAAATACCAGTCAAATTGATTGGTCTTGGAGAAAAAATAGATGATTTGCAAGATTTTGATGAAGAATTTTTTGTTCGAGGACTTTTCAAAGAATTGTTGTAG
- a CDS encoding KH domain-containing protein: MQSDVKELVLTIVKPLVTQPDEVSLELIEGEEFMEYHLKVADGDIGRIIGRQGRIIQAIRTVVYFVPVEGKKVRLLVDQ; encoded by the coding sequence ATGCAATCAGATGTGAAAGAGTTAGTTTTGACGATTGTCAAACCATTGGTAACACAACCCGATGAAGTATCTTTAGAGCTTATCGAGGGTGAAGAATTTATGGAGTATCATCTCAAAGTCGCTGATGGTGATATCGGTCGGATTATCGGTCGTCAAGGACGTATTATTCAAGCCATTCGTACAGTTGTCTATTTTGTTCCTGTTGAGGGCAAAAAAGTTCGTCTTTTGGTTGACCAATAA
- the rpsP gene encoding 30S ribosomal protein S16 gives MSVKIRLTRMGSKKKPYYRINIADSRAPRDGRFIETVGTYNPLVAENQVTLKEERILEWLNNGAQPSDTVRNLLSKAGVMKKFHESKFSK, from the coding sequence ATGTCTGTAAAAATTCGTTTGACACGTATGGGTTCTAAGAAAAAACCTTACTACCGTATTAACATTGCTGATTCACGCGCTCCACGTGATGGTCGTTTCATCGAAACAGTTGGTACTTATAACCCACTCGTAGCTGAAAACCAAGTCACACTTAAAGAAGAACGCATCTTGGAATGGTTGAACAACGGTGCACAACCATCAGATACAGTTCGTAACTTACTTTCAAAAGCTGGAGTTATGAAAAAATTCCACGAATCAAAATTCTCTAAATAA
- a CDS encoding VC0807 family protein, producing MMNQNLQLKKFIPSLIFAIILPVFAYLILKTCGWSDTLALGVATAFPVIHMIWGLLTKRTLNPVSLVAIVGFLISLLSVYLTHGNNLAFKLWHPILTAVIGIIFLLSVVFNKPLLELAGESEGSHKKFMILTGFMGLVFASHALLVMMLAFSVDTTNFVIVSKIVDFSAVGILVAGLALLRKKLK from the coding sequence ATGATGAATCAGAATTTACAGTTGAAAAAGTTTATACCAAGCTTGATTTTTGCAATTATATTGCCTGTTTTTGCTTATTTAATTTTAAAAACGTGTGGTTGGTCCGATACGTTAGCACTTGGTGTGGCTACGGCATTTCCTGTCATCCATATGATTTGGGGATTGCTCACAAAACGGACGCTGAACCCCGTGAGTTTGGTTGCTATCGTTGGATTTTTGATTTCACTTTTATCGGTCTATTTGACGCATGGAAATAATTTGGCTTTTAAACTTTGGCATCCTATTTTGACAGCAGTGATTGGAATTATCTTTTTATTGTCGGTAGTTTTTAATAAGCCTTTGCTAGAGTTGGCTGGTGAGAGTGAAGGAAGTCATAAGAAATTTATGATTTTGACTGGTTTTATGGGGTTGGTGTTTGCTAGTCACGCTTTGCTTGTGATGATGCTTGCTTTCTCGGTGGACACGACAAATTTTGTGATTGTATCAAAGATTGTTGATTTTTCGGCAGTTGGAATTTTGGTTGCTGGACTTGCGTTACTTAGAAAAAAATTAAAATAA
- a CDS encoding MFS transporter, translating to MKPNHHALTFGLISTFLTGLGFTIIAPVVPFLVAPFANHSNQAFIVTALTAIYAGCTFLAAPAMGALSDRYGRKIILLTCLAGSSIGYLVFGLAGALWMLFLGRIIDGLTGGNIVALFAYFADITKSEERTKVFGWAAAAVGIGTITGPTFGGLLAHFGNSVPFYFGAFICLLNLVYGLFAMPESLALDKRLSKLPLNRINPFTALFDVLTMRNLSKLFIVGFLLWIPAGAMQAIISQFTWDSFAWRPVAIGLVFSIMGLQDIVTQTLIMKHLLKRFNDKQLINLAIVSELIGYTLMALSAITQFWPIFILAMFIYAFGDSVFGTAFNGRLSKQASDSEQGKLQGGSQALQSLARIAGPLIGGEIYTLFGHSAPALMGMILLVAALLTLRKR from the coding sequence ATGAAACCTAATCATCATGCCCTAACCTTTGGGCTTATCTCAACATTTCTTACAGGACTGGGCTTTACAATCATTGCGCCTGTTGTTCCGTTTCTAGTCGCTCCCTTTGCAAATCATAGCAATCAAGCATTTATTGTGACTGCGCTAACTGCGATTTATGCAGGATGTACCTTTCTTGCTGCACCAGCGATGGGTGCGCTTTCTGACCGATATGGTAGAAAAATTATTTTACTAACTTGTCTTGCGGGTTCAAGCATCGGTTATCTCGTTTTTGGACTGGCTGGCGCACTTTGGATGCTGTTTCTTGGTCGAATTATTGATGGATTGACTGGTGGAAATATCGTTGCACTTTTTGCCTACTTTGCCGATATCACAAAATCTGAAGAACGTACAAAGGTCTTTGGATGGGCAGCAGCAGCTGTTGGTATTGGTACGATTACCGGTCCTACATTTGGGGGGCTACTTGCTCATTTTGGAAATAGTGTTCCTTTTTATTTCGGCGCTTTTATTTGTCTGCTCAATCTTGTTTATGGTCTCTTTGCAATGCCAGAAAGTTTAGCATTAGATAAGCGATTATCAAAACTTCCGCTAAATCGGATTAATCCTTTTACAGCACTCTTTGATGTTTTGACTATGCGCAATCTTTCAAAACTTTTCATCGTAGGTTTTCTCCTTTGGATTCCAGCGGGAGCAATGCAAGCCATCATTAGTCAGTTTACATGGGATAGTTTTGCATGGAGACCTGTAGCTATCGGGCTCGTCTTTTCTATCATGGGGCTACAAGATATTGTCACTCAAACCTTGATAATGAAACACCTGCTCAAGCGCTTCAATGATAAGCAGTTAATTAATCTCGCAATAGTGAGTGAGCTTATTGGGTATACATTGATGGCTCTCTCAGCAATCACTCAGTTTTGGCCTATCTTTATCCTTGCAATGTTTATATATGCTTTTGGAGATTCGGTATTCGGTACCGCTTTTAACGGTCGTTTATCCAAACAAGCAAGCGATAGTGAGCAGGGAAAACTCCAAGGCGGGTCACAAGCATTACAATCCCTTGCTCGTATTGCTGGACCTTTAATCGGTGGTGAAATATATACGCTCTTTGGGCATTCAGCTCCTGCACTAATGGGAATGATTTTACTTGTTGCTGCTTTACTCACTCTGAGAAAGAGGTAA
- a CDS encoding Rgg/GadR/MutR family transcriptional regulator — protein MKSRNVEKVLYGEAFKLFRTSKKFTLKEAAGNDTSSANISKFENGISSPSVETFFNIINNINVSAFEFQNLYNQMLNSKDIMLYESELIAAYMSNDKDKVCQFIEKLKMLSSTFDSKKYKLDRVQAEAVLAKIDRDYKIPEEDILFLKTYLLELEDWGIYDINALTRSDHIFDPVTLSKLTQQMLKANYFNKKLPEIRRAKIQALLNIVNAFVRNKQWELAEKYISYLENMNIEDYYTFEKNILKYNKANYHFHRGDDTALVIMEKCRDVFEYCDCNSYALLMSKEIKELKRMRR, from the coding sequence ATGAAAAGTAGAAATGTTGAGAAAGTCTTATATGGGGAAGCTTTTAAACTTTTTAGAACTTCAAAAAAGTTTACGTTGAAAGAAGCAGCTGGGAATGATACTTCTAGTGCTAATATATCTAAATTTGAAAATGGAATTTCTAGCCCATCTGTTGAAACTTTCTTTAATATTATAAATAATATTAATGTTTCAGCTTTTGAATTTCAGAACTTATATAATCAAATGTTGAATTCTAAAGATATTATGCTTTATGAATCAGAACTTATTGCTGCATATATGTCTAATGATAAGGACAAAGTTTGTCAATTTATCGAAAAACTAAAAATGTTATCTTCTACTTTTGATAGTAAGAAATACAAGTTAGATAGAGTACAAGCAGAGGCAGTTCTCGCAAAAATTGATAGAGATTATAAAATACCTGAAGAGGATATTTTATTTTTAAAAACCTATCTTTTAGAATTAGAAGATTGGGGAATATATGATATTAATGCACTAACCCGAAGTGATCATATTTTTGATCCTGTTACACTTTCAAAATTAACCCAACAGATGTTAAAAGCTAATTATTTCAATAAGAAGTTGCCAGAAATACGACGTGCAAAAATTCAGGCTTTACTCAATATTGTCAATGCATTTGTCAGGAATAAGCAGTGGGAGTTAGCAGAGAAATATATTAGTTATCTTGAAAATATGAATATCGAAGATTATTATACTTTTGAAAAAAATATTCTAAAGTATAATAAAGCCAACTATCATTTTCACCGAGGAGATGATACAGCATTAGTGATAATGGAGAAATGTCGTGATGTTTTTGAATATTGTGATTGTAACTCCTATGCTTTACTAATGAGTAAAGAAATTAAAGAGTTAAAACGGATGAGAAGGTAG